In one window of Gossypium hirsutum isolate 1008001.06 chromosome A01, Gossypium_hirsutum_v2.1, whole genome shotgun sequence DNA:
- the LOC107918200 gene encoding tetratricopeptide repeat protein 38 isoform X2: protein MEGLKLDRWGYEVKTSSDSCISVINAYYHQVLSYGRNRKVILEAPVHDKDCVLANILAAHFLSSSDPSKAPSLMEAAKAGIEQASSYEKAVFESVNYLISQNRDDDVAVELHSKLLRDFPRDLLSLKRAQILCFYMGRPDLSLDLVQQVLPRNQQENFIYGMLAFPLLELGRMADAEDAAKRGFEINNQDVWAQHALCHVLQYKCQYKEAVQFMEECSNAWSSCSSFMLTHNWWHVAVCYLEGHSPITKVREVYDHCIWKELERTDAIAVEVCLNALGLLLRVFVRGKLDIFEDRLKVLAASLSDQANWFMEWHLDLLILWALAFTEELPKAEDLLNGLKFRLSKMNKKKQQIMQRAMLLAEAMYEYGRGNEKQALEILGPDFDAYSFKIIGASDEQLDVFNEVWYTMLLNTGQVTKAIESIEKQIPKREGAPFLWRLLEKGYKLTGRQEAATIGERARLLEAAYFN, encoded by the exons ATGGAAGGACTGAAATTGGATAGATGGGGTTATGAAGTTAAAACCTCTTCCGATTCTTGCATATCTGTAATCAACGCTTACTATCACCAG GTGCTTTCCTATGGAAGAAATAGGAAAGTTATCTTAGAAGCTCCTGTTCATGACAAAGACTGCGTTTTAGCCAACATTTTGGCCGCCCATTTTCTCTCTTCCTCTGACCCTTCAAAGGCTCCTTCACTCATGGAAGCTGCCAAGGCTGGAATT GAGCAAGCCTCGTCTTATGAGAAAGCCGTTTTTGAATCTGTCAATTATTTGATTTCTCAGAACAGAGATGATGATGTTGCCGTGGAGTTACACTCTAAG CTCTTGAGAGATTTTCCAAGAGATCTTCTTTCATTGAAGAGGGCACAAATACTATGCTTTTATATGGGTCGACCTGATTTATCTTTAGATCTTGTTCAACAG GTTCTACCTCGAAATCAACAAGAAAATTTCATATATGGCATGCTTGCATTTCCATTATTAGAGCTTGGACGAATGGCAGATGCAGAGGATGCTGCAAAAAGGGGATTTGAAATAAACAATCAAGATGTTTGGGCACAACATGCT CTGTGCCATGTTCTTCAGTATAAATGTCAATACAAAGAAGCAGTTCAGTTCATGGAAGAATGCTCAAATGCATGGAGTTCTTGCTCATCATTCAT GTTAACTCACAATTGGTGGCATGTGGCTGTCTGTTATTTGGAAGGCCATTCTCCAATTACAAAGGTCAGAGAAGTTTATGACCATTGTATATGGAAGGAACTGGAAAGAACTGATGCAATTGCTGTAGAG GTGTGCCTAAATGCTTTAGGCCTGTTATTGCGAGTTTTTGTACGGGGAAAACTAGATATCTTTGAGGATCGCTTGAAAGTTTTGGCAGCATCTCTATCAGATCAA GCAAACTGGTTTATGGAGTGGCACCTTGATTTGTTGATATTATGGGCCTTAGCTTTTACTGAGGAACTTCCTAAAGCAGAAGATTTACTTAACGGCTTGAAGTTCAG ACTTTCCAAGATGAACAAGAAGAAGCAACAAATAATGCAAAGAGCAATGCTG CTTGCCGAAGCCATGTATGAGTATGGACGAGGCAACGAAAAACAAGCACTAGAAATACTCGGTCCAGATTTTGATGCTTATAGTTTTAAG ATTATTGGGGCATCTGATGAACAGCTTGATGTATTTAATGAAGTCTGGTACACTATGTTGCTGAATACTGGACAAGTTACCAAAG CAATTGAATCAATCGAGAAACAGATACCGAAGAGGGAAGGGGCTCCTTTCCTGTGGCGTCTGCTG GAGAAAGGTTATAAGCTGACTGGCAGGCAGGAAGCCGCGACTATTGGTGAGAGGGCCAGACTGTTGGAGGCAGCATATTTCAACTAG
- the LOC107918200 gene encoding tetratricopeptide repeat protein 38 isoform X1 produces the protein MEGLKLDRWGYEVKTSSDSCISVINAYYHQVLSYGRNRKVILEAPVHDKDCVLANILAAHFLSSSDPSKAPSLMEAAKAGIEQASSYEKAVFESVNYLISQNRDDDVAVELHSKLLRDFPRDLLSLKRAQILCFYMGRPDLSLDLVQQVLPRNQQENFIYGMLAFPLLELGRMADAEDAAKRGFEINNQDVWAQHAQLCHVLQYKCQYKEAVQFMEECSNAWSSCSSFMLTHNWWHVAVCYLEGHSPITKVREVYDHCIWKELERTDAIAVEVCLNALGLLLRVFVRGKLDIFEDRLKVLAASLSDQANWFMEWHLDLLILWALAFTEELPKAEDLLNGLKFRLSKMNKKKQQIMQRAMLLAEAMYEYGRGNEKQALEILGPDFDAYSFKIIGASDEQLDVFNEVWYTMLLNTGQVTKAIESIEKQIPKREGAPFLWRLLEKGYKLTGRQEAATIGERARLLEAAYFN, from the exons ATGGAAGGACTGAAATTGGATAGATGGGGTTATGAAGTTAAAACCTCTTCCGATTCTTGCATATCTGTAATCAACGCTTACTATCACCAG GTGCTTTCCTATGGAAGAAATAGGAAAGTTATCTTAGAAGCTCCTGTTCATGACAAAGACTGCGTTTTAGCCAACATTTTGGCCGCCCATTTTCTCTCTTCCTCTGACCCTTCAAAGGCTCCTTCACTCATGGAAGCTGCCAAGGCTGGAATT GAGCAAGCCTCGTCTTATGAGAAAGCCGTTTTTGAATCTGTCAATTATTTGATTTCTCAGAACAGAGATGATGATGTTGCCGTGGAGTTACACTCTAAG CTCTTGAGAGATTTTCCAAGAGATCTTCTTTCATTGAAGAGGGCACAAATACTATGCTTTTATATGGGTCGACCTGATTTATCTTTAGATCTTGTTCAACAG GTTCTACCTCGAAATCAACAAGAAAATTTCATATATGGCATGCTTGCATTTCCATTATTAGAGCTTGGACGAATGGCAGATGCAGAGGATGCTGCAAAAAGGGGATTTGAAATAAACAATCAAGATGTTTGGGCACAACATGCT CAGCTGTGCCATGTTCTTCAGTATAAATGTCAATACAAAGAAGCAGTTCAGTTCATGGAAGAATGCTCAAATGCATGGAGTTCTTGCTCATCATTCAT GTTAACTCACAATTGGTGGCATGTGGCTGTCTGTTATTTGGAAGGCCATTCTCCAATTACAAAGGTCAGAGAAGTTTATGACCATTGTATATGGAAGGAACTGGAAAGAACTGATGCAATTGCTGTAGAG GTGTGCCTAAATGCTTTAGGCCTGTTATTGCGAGTTTTTGTACGGGGAAAACTAGATATCTTTGAGGATCGCTTGAAAGTTTTGGCAGCATCTCTATCAGATCAA GCAAACTGGTTTATGGAGTGGCACCTTGATTTGTTGATATTATGGGCCTTAGCTTTTACTGAGGAACTTCCTAAAGCAGAAGATTTACTTAACGGCTTGAAGTTCAG ACTTTCCAAGATGAACAAGAAGAAGCAACAAATAATGCAAAGAGCAATGCTG CTTGCCGAAGCCATGTATGAGTATGGACGAGGCAACGAAAAACAAGCACTAGAAATACTCGGTCCAGATTTTGATGCTTATAGTTTTAAG ATTATTGGGGCATCTGATGAACAGCTTGATGTATTTAATGAAGTCTGGTACACTATGTTGCTGAATACTGGACAAGTTACCAAAG CAATTGAATCAATCGAGAAACAGATACCGAAGAGGGAAGGGGCTCCTTTCCTGTGGCGTCTGCTG GAGAAAGGTTATAAGCTGACTGGCAGGCAGGAAGCCGCGACTATTGGTGAGAGGGCCAGACTGTTGGAGGCAGCATATTTCAACTAG
- the LOC107918200 gene encoding tetratricopeptide repeat protein 38 isoform X6 produces the protein MEGLKLDRWGYEVKTSSDSCISVINAYYHQVLSYGRNRKVILEAPVHDKDCVLANILAAHFLSSSDPSKAPSLMEAAKAGIEQASSYEKAVFESVNYLISQNRDDDVAVELHSKLLRDFPRDLLSLKRAQILCFYMGRPDLSLDLVQQVLPRNQQENFIYGMLAFPLLELGRMADAEDAAKRGFEINNQDVWAQHALCHVLQYKCQYKEAVQFMEECSNAWSSCSSFMLTHNWWHVAVCYLEGHSPITKVREVYDHCIWKELERTDAIAVEVCLNALGLLLRVFVRGKLDIFEDRLKVLAASLSDQANWFMEWHLDLLILWALAFTEELPKAEDLLNGLKFRLSKMNKKKQQIMQRAMLLAEAMYEYGRGNEKQALEILGPDFDAYSFKIIGASDEQLDVFNEVWYTMLLNTGQVTKAIESIEKQIPKREGAPFLWRLLRGYTLSGRLEILQNLN, from the exons ATGGAAGGACTGAAATTGGATAGATGGGGTTATGAAGTTAAAACCTCTTCCGATTCTTGCATATCTGTAATCAACGCTTACTATCACCAG GTGCTTTCCTATGGAAGAAATAGGAAAGTTATCTTAGAAGCTCCTGTTCATGACAAAGACTGCGTTTTAGCCAACATTTTGGCCGCCCATTTTCTCTCTTCCTCTGACCCTTCAAAGGCTCCTTCACTCATGGAAGCTGCCAAGGCTGGAATT GAGCAAGCCTCGTCTTATGAGAAAGCCGTTTTTGAATCTGTCAATTATTTGATTTCTCAGAACAGAGATGATGATGTTGCCGTGGAGTTACACTCTAAG CTCTTGAGAGATTTTCCAAGAGATCTTCTTTCATTGAAGAGGGCACAAATACTATGCTTTTATATGGGTCGACCTGATTTATCTTTAGATCTTGTTCAACAG GTTCTACCTCGAAATCAACAAGAAAATTTCATATATGGCATGCTTGCATTTCCATTATTAGAGCTTGGACGAATGGCAGATGCAGAGGATGCTGCAAAAAGGGGATTTGAAATAAACAATCAAGATGTTTGGGCACAACATGCT CTGTGCCATGTTCTTCAGTATAAATGTCAATACAAAGAAGCAGTTCAGTTCATGGAAGAATGCTCAAATGCATGGAGTTCTTGCTCATCATTCAT GTTAACTCACAATTGGTGGCATGTGGCTGTCTGTTATTTGGAAGGCCATTCTCCAATTACAAAGGTCAGAGAAGTTTATGACCATTGTATATGGAAGGAACTGGAAAGAACTGATGCAATTGCTGTAGAG GTGTGCCTAAATGCTTTAGGCCTGTTATTGCGAGTTTTTGTACGGGGAAAACTAGATATCTTTGAGGATCGCTTGAAAGTTTTGGCAGCATCTCTATCAGATCAA GCAAACTGGTTTATGGAGTGGCACCTTGATTTGTTGATATTATGGGCCTTAGCTTTTACTGAGGAACTTCCTAAAGCAGAAGATTTACTTAACGGCTTGAAGTTCAG ACTTTCCAAGATGAACAAGAAGAAGCAACAAATAATGCAAAGAGCAATGCTG CTTGCCGAAGCCATGTATGAGTATGGACGAGGCAACGAAAAACAAGCACTAGAAATACTCGGTCCAGATTTTGATGCTTATAGTTTTAAG ATTATTGGGGCATCTGATGAACAGCTTGATGTATTTAATGAAGTCTGGTACACTATGTTGCTGAATACTGGACAAGTTACCAAAG CAATTGAATCAATCGAGAAACAGATACCGAAGAGGGAAGGGGCTCCTTTCCTGTGGCGTCTGCTG AGAGGCTATACGCTGAGTGGCAGGCTggagattttgcaaaatttaaactAG
- the LOC107918200 gene encoding tetratricopeptide repeat protein 38 isoform X4, protein MEGLKLDRWGYEVKTSSDSCISVINAYYHQVLSYGRNRKVILEAPVHDKDCVLANILAAHFLSSSDPSKAPSLMEAAKAGIEQASSYEKAVFESVNYLISQNRDDDVAVELHSKLLRDFPRDLLSLKRAQILCFYMGRPDLSLDLVQQVLPRNQQENFIYGMLAFPLLELGRMADAEDAAKRGFEINNQDVWAQHALCHVLQYKCQYKEAVQFMEECSNAWSSCSSFMLTHNWWHVAVCYLEGHSPITKVREVYDHCIWKELERTDAIAVEVCLNALGLLLRVFVRGKLDIFEDRLKVLAASLSDQANWFMEWHLDLLILWALAFTEELPKAEDLLNGLKFRLSKMNKKKQQIMQRAMLLAEAMYEYGRGNEKQALEILGPDFDAYSFKIIGASDEQLDVFNEVWYTMLLNTGQVTKAIESIEKQIPKREGAPFLWRLLRLILFTKMERGYTLSGRLEILQNLN, encoded by the exons ATGGAAGGACTGAAATTGGATAGATGGGGTTATGAAGTTAAAACCTCTTCCGATTCTTGCATATCTGTAATCAACGCTTACTATCACCAG GTGCTTTCCTATGGAAGAAATAGGAAAGTTATCTTAGAAGCTCCTGTTCATGACAAAGACTGCGTTTTAGCCAACATTTTGGCCGCCCATTTTCTCTCTTCCTCTGACCCTTCAAAGGCTCCTTCACTCATGGAAGCTGCCAAGGCTGGAATT GAGCAAGCCTCGTCTTATGAGAAAGCCGTTTTTGAATCTGTCAATTATTTGATTTCTCAGAACAGAGATGATGATGTTGCCGTGGAGTTACACTCTAAG CTCTTGAGAGATTTTCCAAGAGATCTTCTTTCATTGAAGAGGGCACAAATACTATGCTTTTATATGGGTCGACCTGATTTATCTTTAGATCTTGTTCAACAG GTTCTACCTCGAAATCAACAAGAAAATTTCATATATGGCATGCTTGCATTTCCATTATTAGAGCTTGGACGAATGGCAGATGCAGAGGATGCTGCAAAAAGGGGATTTGAAATAAACAATCAAGATGTTTGGGCACAACATGCT CTGTGCCATGTTCTTCAGTATAAATGTCAATACAAAGAAGCAGTTCAGTTCATGGAAGAATGCTCAAATGCATGGAGTTCTTGCTCATCATTCAT GTTAACTCACAATTGGTGGCATGTGGCTGTCTGTTATTTGGAAGGCCATTCTCCAATTACAAAGGTCAGAGAAGTTTATGACCATTGTATATGGAAGGAACTGGAAAGAACTGATGCAATTGCTGTAGAG GTGTGCCTAAATGCTTTAGGCCTGTTATTGCGAGTTTTTGTACGGGGAAAACTAGATATCTTTGAGGATCGCTTGAAAGTTTTGGCAGCATCTCTATCAGATCAA GCAAACTGGTTTATGGAGTGGCACCTTGATTTGTTGATATTATGGGCCTTAGCTTTTACTGAGGAACTTCCTAAAGCAGAAGATTTACTTAACGGCTTGAAGTTCAG ACTTTCCAAGATGAACAAGAAGAAGCAACAAATAATGCAAAGAGCAATGCTG CTTGCCGAAGCCATGTATGAGTATGGACGAGGCAACGAAAAACAAGCACTAGAAATACTCGGTCCAGATTTTGATGCTTATAGTTTTAAG ATTATTGGGGCATCTGATGAACAGCTTGATGTATTTAATGAAGTCTGGTACACTATGTTGCTGAATACTGGACAAGTTACCAAAG CAATTGAATCAATCGAGAAACAGATACCGAAGAGGGAAGGGGCTCCTTTCCTGTGGCGTCTGCTG CGTCTAATACTTTTTACAAAAATGGAGAGAGGCTATACGCTGAGTGGCAGGCTggagattttgcaaaatttaaactAG
- the LOC107918200 gene encoding tetratricopeptide repeat protein 38 isoform X3, with amino-acid sequence MEGLKLDRWGYEVKTSSDSCISVINAYYHQVLSYGRNRKVILEAPVHDKDCVLANILAAHFLSSSDPSKAPSLMEAAKAGIEQASSYEKAVFESVNYLISQNRDDDVAVELHSKLLRDFPRDLLSLKRAQILCFYMGRPDLSLDLVQQVLPRNQQENFIYGMLAFPLLELGRMADAEDAAKRGFEINNQDVWAQHAQLCHVLQYKCQYKEAVQFMEECSNAWSSCSSFMLTHNWWHVAVCYLEGHSPITKVREVYDHCIWKELERTDAIAVEVCLNALGLLLRVFVRGKLDIFEDRLKVLAASLSDQANWFMEWHLDLLILWALAFTEELPKAEDLLNGLKFRLSKMNKKKQQIMQRAMLLAEAMYEYGRGNEKQALEILGPDFDAYSFKIIGASDEQLDVFNEVWYTMLLNTGQVTKAIESIEKQIPKREGAPFLWRLLRLILFTKMERGYTLSGRLEILQNLN; translated from the exons ATGGAAGGACTGAAATTGGATAGATGGGGTTATGAAGTTAAAACCTCTTCCGATTCTTGCATATCTGTAATCAACGCTTACTATCACCAG GTGCTTTCCTATGGAAGAAATAGGAAAGTTATCTTAGAAGCTCCTGTTCATGACAAAGACTGCGTTTTAGCCAACATTTTGGCCGCCCATTTTCTCTCTTCCTCTGACCCTTCAAAGGCTCCTTCACTCATGGAAGCTGCCAAGGCTGGAATT GAGCAAGCCTCGTCTTATGAGAAAGCCGTTTTTGAATCTGTCAATTATTTGATTTCTCAGAACAGAGATGATGATGTTGCCGTGGAGTTACACTCTAAG CTCTTGAGAGATTTTCCAAGAGATCTTCTTTCATTGAAGAGGGCACAAATACTATGCTTTTATATGGGTCGACCTGATTTATCTTTAGATCTTGTTCAACAG GTTCTACCTCGAAATCAACAAGAAAATTTCATATATGGCATGCTTGCATTTCCATTATTAGAGCTTGGACGAATGGCAGATGCAGAGGATGCTGCAAAAAGGGGATTTGAAATAAACAATCAAGATGTTTGGGCACAACATGCT CAGCTGTGCCATGTTCTTCAGTATAAATGTCAATACAAAGAAGCAGTTCAGTTCATGGAAGAATGCTCAAATGCATGGAGTTCTTGCTCATCATTCAT GTTAACTCACAATTGGTGGCATGTGGCTGTCTGTTATTTGGAAGGCCATTCTCCAATTACAAAGGTCAGAGAAGTTTATGACCATTGTATATGGAAGGAACTGGAAAGAACTGATGCAATTGCTGTAGAG GTGTGCCTAAATGCTTTAGGCCTGTTATTGCGAGTTTTTGTACGGGGAAAACTAGATATCTTTGAGGATCGCTTGAAAGTTTTGGCAGCATCTCTATCAGATCAA GCAAACTGGTTTATGGAGTGGCACCTTGATTTGTTGATATTATGGGCCTTAGCTTTTACTGAGGAACTTCCTAAAGCAGAAGATTTACTTAACGGCTTGAAGTTCAG ACTTTCCAAGATGAACAAGAAGAAGCAACAAATAATGCAAAGAGCAATGCTG CTTGCCGAAGCCATGTATGAGTATGGACGAGGCAACGAAAAACAAGCACTAGAAATACTCGGTCCAGATTTTGATGCTTATAGTTTTAAG ATTATTGGGGCATCTGATGAACAGCTTGATGTATTTAATGAAGTCTGGTACACTATGTTGCTGAATACTGGACAAGTTACCAAAG CAATTGAATCAATCGAGAAACAGATACCGAAGAGGGAAGGGGCTCCTTTCCTGTGGCGTCTGCTG CGTCTAATACTTTTTACAAAAATGGAGAGAGGCTATACGCTGAGTGGCAGGCTggagattttgcaaaatttaaactAG
- the LOC107918200 gene encoding tetratricopeptide repeat protein 38 isoform X5, with the protein MEGLKLDRWGYEVKTSSDSCISVINAYYHQVLSYGRNRKVILEAPVHDKDCVLANILAAHFLSSSDPSKAPSLMEAAKAGIEQASSYEKAVFESVNYLISQNRDDDVAVELHSKLLRDFPRDLLSLKRAQILCFYMGRPDLSLDLVQQVLPRNQQENFIYGMLAFPLLELGRMADAEDAAKRGFEINNQDVWAQHAQLCHVLQYKCQYKEAVQFMEECSNAWSSCSSFMLTHNWWHVAVCYLEGHSPITKVREVYDHCIWKELERTDAIAVEVCLNALGLLLRVFVRGKLDIFEDRLKVLAASLSDQANWFMEWHLDLLILWALAFTEELPKAEDLLNGLKFRLSKMNKKKQQIMQRAMLLAEAMYEYGRGNEKQALEILGPDFDAYSFKIIGASDEQLDVFNEVWYTMLLNTGQVTKAIESIEKQIPKREGAPFLWRLLRGYTLSGRLEILQNLN; encoded by the exons ATGGAAGGACTGAAATTGGATAGATGGGGTTATGAAGTTAAAACCTCTTCCGATTCTTGCATATCTGTAATCAACGCTTACTATCACCAG GTGCTTTCCTATGGAAGAAATAGGAAAGTTATCTTAGAAGCTCCTGTTCATGACAAAGACTGCGTTTTAGCCAACATTTTGGCCGCCCATTTTCTCTCTTCCTCTGACCCTTCAAAGGCTCCTTCACTCATGGAAGCTGCCAAGGCTGGAATT GAGCAAGCCTCGTCTTATGAGAAAGCCGTTTTTGAATCTGTCAATTATTTGATTTCTCAGAACAGAGATGATGATGTTGCCGTGGAGTTACACTCTAAG CTCTTGAGAGATTTTCCAAGAGATCTTCTTTCATTGAAGAGGGCACAAATACTATGCTTTTATATGGGTCGACCTGATTTATCTTTAGATCTTGTTCAACAG GTTCTACCTCGAAATCAACAAGAAAATTTCATATATGGCATGCTTGCATTTCCATTATTAGAGCTTGGACGAATGGCAGATGCAGAGGATGCTGCAAAAAGGGGATTTGAAATAAACAATCAAGATGTTTGGGCACAACATGCT CAGCTGTGCCATGTTCTTCAGTATAAATGTCAATACAAAGAAGCAGTTCAGTTCATGGAAGAATGCTCAAATGCATGGAGTTCTTGCTCATCATTCAT GTTAACTCACAATTGGTGGCATGTGGCTGTCTGTTATTTGGAAGGCCATTCTCCAATTACAAAGGTCAGAGAAGTTTATGACCATTGTATATGGAAGGAACTGGAAAGAACTGATGCAATTGCTGTAGAG GTGTGCCTAAATGCTTTAGGCCTGTTATTGCGAGTTTTTGTACGGGGAAAACTAGATATCTTTGAGGATCGCTTGAAAGTTTTGGCAGCATCTCTATCAGATCAA GCAAACTGGTTTATGGAGTGGCACCTTGATTTGTTGATATTATGGGCCTTAGCTTTTACTGAGGAACTTCCTAAAGCAGAAGATTTACTTAACGGCTTGAAGTTCAG ACTTTCCAAGATGAACAAGAAGAAGCAACAAATAATGCAAAGAGCAATGCTG CTTGCCGAAGCCATGTATGAGTATGGACGAGGCAACGAAAAACAAGCACTAGAAATACTCGGTCCAGATTTTGATGCTTATAGTTTTAAG ATTATTGGGGCATCTGATGAACAGCTTGATGTATTTAATGAAGTCTGGTACACTATGTTGCTGAATACTGGACAAGTTACCAAAG CAATTGAATCAATCGAGAAACAGATACCGAAGAGGGAAGGGGCTCCTTTCCTGTGGCGTCTGCTG AGAGGCTATACGCTGAGTGGCAGGCTggagattttgcaaaatttaaactAG